AAGCTCTACAAGTCGATCTGGGAAATATCAGGGACTGGGTTTTTCCGGGACAAACCAGTTTTGAGCACAAAGAAAACCATATGGGTGGTTGGTCTGTTTCACCAGGAAAAGGCCAACACAACAAGGGATGCAATTAAGTATTGGGGAAGTACAAATTGAGGAAGTGGCAGAAAGTACTAGGGGTGCAGCTACACAACTGCTTATTACGGTCTTCTCAAATAACGATCTAGGTAAAATCTATGGGGAAAAACTGCATGCAtgatcagaaggatagctaaGTATGTACAGTGAAAGATTCTTAAGTGAACAACCCAAGCAAAAATTGGGAGTCAGGTGTACTACTGTTCTGTGTtctggggaaatgcatcagcAAGTGAAATTAGGAGGCTGCAGATtgcacagaacaaagcagcaaggatcgttttaaggtggagatatggttcttcATGCATAATGCTCACGTTATCAACAAGATAATAGCAAAAAgcatgcttattttatttcacaATGTACACCATTtaaacagtattcagttggtaagagacatacATTCAGTCTGTACGAGGAATAGactgtccaccatctatgtgttatcccgGAAGAAAAGGGAAATAGGCAAAATAACATTTCGATTCAAAGAAATTGAATAATTTATCTGAGCAAACCAGAAACTTTTCAATATATAAATTAAACACTACTTTAGAAcaatttaaattaaataaattggAAGGTTGTGCAGGTCTATGTTGGATGAAGGAATCAATCTCTCTTTTCAGAAAACGTGAAAAAAAAATGGTGATGGTTCATCACTGTTTAATCTTATTGCAAATGtactgtccatttgcaatatgtttcaatgggcatttatcatcacaaatttgacatgctcaaaaatactgcagaaatgtgaaattgactggcccgatgaactcggaatgtccgggcagtgatagtggttcctctccatcactcGTTGGTGACATGAGAGAGAAGTGGGACTCTGTCATTTTtaacgatttaaaaaaaaaaaagtccaaAAGGGAAATAGGTGGGCATGGGTGGGGGGTGATCCCTACACAGCCATAGACCCCTTGCACCCCCTAAAGgcatacaaaaaaaacattttaaagatTTGCTCCTGGTAACCCGttccaatcaccaggtgcacggctgtcGTTCACAGATAGTCAAAATGTGTTATACACAGGTGTTAGAATGTTATAGCATGTGATTTTGCTATCTCTTGAACTGTCATGGACTGTCAGTCTATGCATTTGAGAGGGATTGCATTTCCACAGCCCAGTCCTTCAGTTGTATACAAAACAGGTGACGGTGTTGCGGTTTTAAAAACATACATATTTATCTGGAACGTAGGCGCAGGGAGTCAAGAAACAAGTGCAgttggtgagtttaataataatgaacatgGAACGACACAAAACATGAAGCATCTTACATGGAAACATTAATACCTGACGACTACTAACAGAAGGGTACTATATAAAGGATGAGTTATGAAGTCCAAGTGTGACTGATGATGAgatgcaggtgtgcgtaatgacggttgccaggtgtgcataaagATGGGTTTCCAGGTCCTGTGGTTAGTAAACCTGCACAACGTCTACCACCGGAGCGGGGGAGCAGGAGTAGACGTGGCAGtacccttcccccctcccctcaaATGATGTTGGGATCTAGAATGTCATCCACCGAAACCAACACTGCTCCTCTGGACCGTACACTTTCCAGTCCACTAGGTACTGGAGCCGAACCCCACAAATTCCGGAGTCCAGGAGGGATCTGACTGTATGGACGGGGCTTCACTCGATGTCCAAGGGAGGCGGATGGGGTGTCGTGGGGGGTGGAATCAGccaggggaccaggaaccaccggCCTTTGGAGGAAAACATGAAACGATGGTGAGATCTGGTAGTTAGTGGGGAGTTGTAATCTGTAAATTACCTCGTTGACCTTCCAGAGGACCTAGAACGGCCCCACAAACTTGGGACTCAGGTTCTTACAGGGCAGGCGGAGCAGGAGGTTTCTGGTGGAGAGCCAGACACGATCAACAGGATGCATGCTGGCCAATGAAGCGCATGCTTTCCAAAATCAACCTACGCTTCTTCTGATGGGGATCACATTCTATTACATCTGAAATTGTTATGATTTGAATGAATGTCATATCAGAGAGCACACAATGTTTAAATGTGTCACTTTGTGCTTAAAGGTCAGTACCCTGTCTAGCCTGCCAGAAGTTTGGGAGGGCAAAGACTGTGGCACTGGAGTTGAAGCCCATCAAAGCTGTTTCACCACGGCACATGATCTGTAAGTGTCCCAATTCAAATCTTTCCCTGGTAAGTTGTTTTGTAATGGTTGCTTAATTTGACCACAGCAGAGTTCAATATTATAgaatgtgtgtgtcagtatcCTTACGAATATGAaaatctgcatactgtatgacatAGATACAGGTAAGAATAAAACAATCTTCTCTTTTACACTTTAAATGTTAGCGGTGGACCTCATCGGACCCTTCACAAAATCCAAGAATGGCAACAGCTGGGGTCTGACGGTGATCGATCACTTTACCAAGTGGGTGGAGGCAATACCCATTATGGTCAGTAAAGGAAGAGTACGTGCTTAACTCTAAATTCCCTTCCGTAACCCATTAAAAAAAGGGTGCTTGGAACCAAAACTCGATTTTCGTTTTGTATGATAATCATTATGGACAAGACTGGCGAGGCTACCTCCAAGGCGACGATGATCTTCAACACCCACTGTTCTCCTGAGGTCATCTTGAGTGACCGAGGTCATGAACAAGGTATGGATGTTCTAGGTCATATTCTGTCATCAAtggtttgttttatttattacaATTTGTTTTTCCATGGTACATAATCAGACATTTTTTTTCAATAGATATTGTTTTCCCTACCCCCTACTCGGGGGTTGGTGAAATGGGCCAATCAAACCCTCAAGACAGCCATGGGCATATCCCTTAATTGGAACCAGGAACGGTGGGAGAACAACCTGAAGGTAAATCTCTTTGCACACAACAGCAGCATCCAGGCCTCCATCTTGCACGGACGGGAGccacagctgttgactgaggtaaacAATGCAATTGTGTATACAATTATTGCATGTACTGTAGTCTTTCAAATGTGTGATTGACTTAGTTATGTTGTTTGTCTATTGCTATTTTTGTATAACGTACTTTCAGATACATACACCCCACCTGATGTGGGGGAAATTGTCGAACCAGATCAGAACACTTCGAGTACTACCTTCAAGGCACGGAAGGAGAAGGATGTGGCGGTTTTTGACCAGGTAAAAATGATTGTCTTCTGTTAATTTATTTTCTGAAATATATGAAATGTAATTGCATTTATTCCTATAATCAATTAAAGTGAGACTAACCATCGACAAGGCgcaggagaaacagaaggagagccACCGGAGCAGAATCAAGAAGGGGACCAAGTGCTTCGACATCCAGGCAAATTATTTGGTTTGGAAGGACGAAAGTAAGGCGAGACCTGGGAAACCTCACTGCACCTTTTCTCCAAGCTGGGGTCACAAtctgttaaaacctcttatggataggggagatgctagcgtctcaactggccaattgccaggggaaatgcagggcgccagattcaaataaaatgctataaaattcaaactttcattaaatcacacatgtaagatactcaattaaagctacactcgttgtgaatccagccaacatgtcagattttaaaaatgcttttcggtgaaagcataagaagctattatctgatagcctgcacccatctgcaccagcagtaaacaaaggagctAGCGTAGAAGGCGccacacaaaacgctgaaataaaatataaaatatgcattacATTTGACGagtttcttttgttggcactccaatatgtcccataaacatcacaattggtccttttgttcgattaatgccgtccatatatatcgaaaatgtccatttataaagtgcgtttgatccagaaaaaaaaacagcttacaaaaacaaaacgtcactacaaaatatttcaaaagttgcctataaatatttcaaactacttttgtaatacaacgttaggtatttttaaacgttaataatcgatcaaattgtagacggggcaatctgtattcaatacatgAACGAAAAGAAACCAGCTCTGCTcttcacgtcttgcgcaactcacaaaagtttccccagttggcctacttcttcaaagcacaaaggaataacctcaaaccatattccaaagactggcgacatcgtgtggaaaaCGGTAGGAACTGAAAAATTGGTTCCTATTAAATATCCAATGGCAAAGACAATATAGTGAACAGAGATAGGGGAAAAGAAAtcatctgaacagttagtcctctgggttttgcctgctacataagttctgttatacacagacatgattcaaacagttttagaaacttcggagtgttttctatccaaatctatgcataatatgcatatcttatattcttggcatgaggagcaggaagttgaaattgggcacgctatttatccaaaagtgaaaattttCACTTTTGAGTGAGTGAATATAATATTAAAAATCTCAGATAACTGTTTgcatttgcacacaaaataacCTGAAGCTAGTTTTAGTCTCCCTAACACTGATATTGTTCTCTTTGTCTTCCTAGGGTTACCTCGGTGGAAGCCAACAATCTTCTCCAGTTGGAGCCGTTGGACGGTCGACCACTGAAAGCCCTGGCACCCTACACTTCGGTGAAGCCCAAAAGACAAAGTATGTTAAGCTTTGGTTGACATTTGAGAAAGCAAGAAATGGTAGATATGCTGAGCTTATAAAAATGTACCTCTTCAATTTACCTCTCCAAATGACTTTAGGACCATCGACTGTCCGAGCCCCCCAGGAGGTATCCCGTCCACCAGAACCAGTGAGTTCGTATCAGTCTGATTCTCTGTGCTCTGATTCGGAGGGGGACCAGCTTGAGGTAGGCTATACCTTCCAAAACGGTTGAAAAGTACATATCTCCAATTTAAAACATTGCACTGATCCATACACTTTTCTCACAGTAAAGTATAACCTTTGTTTACGTCTCTGTCTTCTACCCTGTTCTCTTTAACTTTGATCCTGTTCTCCAGGAGCTAGGGGTTCTACCCAACACCCAGAcgtggatccacctgatgtccttCATTACCAACCACCCTCCAACTTTTCATTACATCCTCTACAGCTACTGTTGTCATGTCATTATTTTCTCGAAATGTTTTTGCTCTATCATACCAAGCACATATGTGAGATACACAGATGAATTAAAAACACTAGCACTGCAAACATTCAGAACAAAGAGAGCAGCAGGTCCTGGACTTAGTCTCCCTCTTCAAGTCCACATTCTGAGACTGGAtgcctgttgagaacaagtgacAGGCAGAACCTCTCACCCACACAGCAAC
Above is a window of Oncorhynchus kisutch isolate 150728-3 linkage group LG18, Okis_V2, whole genome shotgun sequence DNA encoding:
- the LOC109909338 gene encoding uncharacterized protein LOC109909338, with translation MNKILFSLPPTRGLVKWANQTLKTAMGISLNWNQERWENNLKVNLFAHNSSIQASILHGREPQLLTEIHTPHLMWGKLSNQIRTLRVLPSRHGRRRMWRFLTSETNHRQGAGETEGEPPEQNQEGDQVLRHPGKLFGLEGRKVTSVEANNLLQLEPLDGRPLKALAPYTSVKPKRQRPSTVRAPQEVSRPPEPVSSYQSDSLCSDSEGDQLEELGVLPNTQTWIHLMSFITNHPPTFHYILYSYCCHVIIFSKCFCSIIPSTYVRYTDELKTLALQTFRTKRAAGPGLSLPLQVHILRLDAC